Proteins encoded by one window of Aspergillus puulaauensis MK2 DNA, chromosome 4, nearly complete sequence:
- a CDS encoding uncharacterized protein (COG:Z;~EggNog:ENOG410QEDV;~InterPro:IPR000845,IPR027417,IPR035994,IPR002110, IPR036770,IPR002182,IPR020683;~PFAM:PF12796,PF00023,PF01048,PF13637,PF00931;~antiSMASH:Cluster_4.6;~go_function: GO:0003824 - catalytic activity [Evidence IEA];~go_function: GO:0005515 - protein binding [Evidence IEA];~go_function: GO:0043531 - ADP binding [Evidence IEA];~go_process: GO:0009116 - nucleoside metabolic process [Evidence IEA]), whose amino-acid sequence MSSSRIRLNHDAYRVGWISALPLEKTAAIAMLDADHASLPQPKSDNNTYHLGEISDHNIVIACLPSGRYGLTSAAVVSQQMLSTFPSIEIGLMVGIGGGVPSTAADIRLGDIVVSKPTGLFPGVVQYDYGKTMGDGSFHRTGSLNNPPDRLLTAISDLEARHRLGNNNITLHLENATKLHSSVRESFIYPAVGEDILFDASYVHEDDKPSCSSCDPSHIVSRPPRESTTPFIHYGLIASANQVMKNARTRDKLGEDLGILCFEMEAAGLMNHFPCLVIRGICDYSDSHKNKQWQDYAAATAAAYARELLESSLPTTLLPSASDGVRIRSKIPISKSVFFGRKEELRQLQDSFDVETHTRQAAVIWGPSGYGKTQLALEYLSSREMDYEVILWIDSSSRTMVEESFEQISLYLESGAKRLNSGIDRVIQWLERETRSWIIVFDGVESMGDDDKVEDLDIRDYFPASKRGHLLLVTTSPDLHLHLSYPGIEIQGVDDQTGASILLKCAGIASEQTSNSTAGMAISRKLGGIPLAIEQAGSYLSYGMSSVTDYKKHFETRFRDCTLKTPMRKYVGSYEKGRALWTTFDMLYHALQQKSTGSARLLQLVAFLGRGRIPFGIISGDQEGPVQPASEQSKPDYLANEQLSLIAPWLMEIRSKTIELAMAVRQVEVSGFVKFHRREGDTLIESLTLHDLARSFLQSKISQEDRLDMVASSFLLNGRQLYDGEQVPEEDIIRRHMGRLSVVLDQFQVLIPNSMLQPPDGRFFQLCGAVAPLFARVFRYREQLKQAAQFWDIAIQHRALSVEGVPHLEGLMEAAEIDSRIGDLEGAIRKYSTIVSLCASDNFAGDNIYIRAAGRLRECRESLRRREQDSVRAVVATSAPKRMRQTASDAGGARDRNQQTSEEYIQDEEDEEWLHRSDFEEIIHLDGPGAAMALAYMVSTLRIYYNYYRAQPRRPMDDGKYWGIFRQALGDDSVARKSFLAVPYASRITATPAVTIVKDLNFARSWATTFGSTALNDWLSSDHGPANFNSLAQGQTSMIDMLVQANEPHTALCWAVLQPPTICSEILHGLMAIKDFNPGRLLLEVMRRPGSRTAIQVMLNLGVSVNYPDYIKNAALLCAASADNRAAVADLLSGGSNICHRNATGDTALHIAARAGNNAAIRPLLRKGAVVSQTNDAGRTALHEAVAAEEYRTARILLRRGSSVKGTDNDGQTALHIAVQGNMEPHSLILNMLFDYGASITQQDNNGRTALHYAAAKHPQRIDMVRLLIQRHFKQQGRIQQFLGTSTKKVINMRDRDGRTAVHEAQRAGNMAISLILEGNPFT is encoded by the exons atgtcctcgtcaagAATCCGGTTAAATCATGATGCCTACAGGGTCGGCTGGATCAGCGCCTTGCCGCTCGAGAAGACCGCCGCGATTGCGATGCTCGACGCTGACCATGCCTCGCTTCCCCAGCCGAAAAGTGACAACAACACCTACCACCTCGGCGAGATTAGCGACCATAACATCGTGATTGCTTGTCTGCCCAGTGGAAGGTACGGCCTTacgtctgctgctgttgtttcCCAGCAGATGCTGTCGACTTTTCCATCAATTGAGATCGGACTGATGGTCGGGATCGGCGGAGGGGTACCCAGCACTGCGGCTGATATTCGCCTGGGGGATATCGTCGTCAGTAAGCCCACTGGTTTGTTCCCTGGGGTCGTGCAGTACGACTATGGAAAGACGATGGGCGATGGATCTTTTCATCGAACCGGATCTTTGAACAATCCGCCAGACCGGCTATTGACTGCCATTTCTGACCTGGAAGCAAGGCATCGCCTTGGGAATAACAACATCACACTTCACCTTGAAAATGCTACAAAGCTGCATTCGTCCGTGAGGGAGTCGTTTATTTATCCAGCCGTTGGCGAAGATATCCTATTTGATGCGTCGTACGTTCATGAAGATGATAAGCCATCGTGCAGTTCATGCGACCCCAGTCACATCGTTTCACGACCCCCAAGAGAATCCACTACACCGTTTATACACTACGGCCTTATCGCTTCTGCAAATCAGGTCATGAAGAATGCACGAACTCGCGATAAACTTGGCGAGGACCTTGGGATCCTGTGTTTCGAgatggaagctgcaggaCTCATGAATCACTTCCCTTGTCTAGTCATAAGAGGGATCTGCGACTACTCGGATTCTCACAAGAATAAGCAGTGGCAGGACTATGCAGCTGCGACTGCTGCAGCGTATGCACGAGAGCTGCTCGAATCCTCGCTTCCCACCACGCTCCTTCCGTCGGCGAGCGACGGCGTTCGAATCCGGTCGAAGATTCCCATCTCAAAATCCGTATTCTTCGGGCGGAAGGAGGAGCTGCGTCAACTCCAGGACTCGTTTGATGTTGAGACGCATACAAGACAGGCCGCCGTTATCTGGGGCCCCAGCGGCTATGGCAAGACCCAGTTGGCGCTTGAATATCTCTCGTCAAGGGAGATGGACTACGAGGTGATTTTGTGGATTGACAGTTCCTCGCGGACCATGGTAGAAGAGTCCTTCGAACAGATATCTCTGTATCTAGAGTCGGGGGCAAAGCGCTTGAATTCCGGCATTGACAGGGTCATTCAATGGCTAGAACGAGAGACTCGATCCTGGATCATCGTTTTCGATGGAGTTGAGAGCATGGGAGATGATGATAAGGTCGAAGATCTTGACATACGGGACTATTTTCCAGCGTCTAAGCGTGGCCATCTACTCCTGGTCACTACCTCGCCGGACTTACACCTACACCTATCCTATCCAGGGATTGAGATCCAGGGCGTCGATGACCAGACGGGAGCTAGTATCCTACTGAAGTGCGCGGGAATAGCATCCGAGCAGACATCAA ACAGCACCGCAGGGATGGCCATATCGCGCAAGCTCGGTGGCATCCCTCTTGCCATCGAACAGGCTGGGTCTTACTTGTCCTACGGAATGAGTTCAGTGACCGATTACAAGAAGCACTTTGAGACACGATTCAGGGACTGCACGCTGAAGACTCCGATGAGAAAGTACGTGGGGTCATATGAAAAGGGCCGTGCTCTTTGGACGACGTTCGATATGCTTTACCATGCTCTACAACAAAAAAGCACAGGGTCTGCACGTTTGCTTCAGCTTGTCGCCTTCCTTGGCCGAGGGCGCATCCCATTTGGGATAATAAGCGGGGATCAAGAAGGCCCTGTTCAGCCTGCTTCTGAACAGTCCAAACCTGACTATCTAGCGAATGAGCAACTGTCGTTAATCGCGCCTTGGCTGATGGAGATACGCTCCAAGACAATTGAACTAGCGATGGCGGTACGACAAGTGGAGGTATCTGGATTTGTCAAGTTCCACAGGAGGGAAGGTGACACCCTGATTGAAAGTCTCACGCTTCACGATTTGGCCCGGTCGTTTTTACAGTCCAAGATATCACAGGAGGATAGACTAGACATGGTagcttcctccttcctgctCAACGGACGGCAACTCTATGATGGGGAACAGgtgccagaagaagacatcaTCCGTAGACATATGGGTAGACTCTCGGTGGTCTTGGATCAATTCCAAGTACTCATCCCCAACTCCATGTTGCAACCACCGGATGGGAGATTCTTCCAGCTCTGCGGCGCCGTTGCGCCACTCTTTGCGAGAGTGTTCCGCTATCGTGAACAGCTGAAACAGGCTGCGCAGTTCTGGGACATAGCCATCCAGCATAGGGCCCTATCCGTGGAAGGGGTACCGCACCTGGAAGGCCTCATGGAGGCCGCGGAAATAGATTCCAGAATAGGAGATCTTGAAGGTGCAATCCGCAAATACTCCACAATTGTCTCACTTTGTGCGTCCGACAATTTTGCAGGCGATAATATTTACATCAGAGCCGCTGGCCGTCTGAGAGAATGTCGTGAAAGCCTCCGAAGGCGCGAGCAAGATTCTGTCCGCGCGGTCGTCGCGACGTCTGCTCCAAAAAGGATGCGACAGACCGCCTCCGATGCGGGTGGAGCGAGGGACCGGAATCAGCAGACTTCGGAAGAATATAtacaggatgaagaagatgaggaatgGCTTCATCGCTCTGACTTTGAGGAAATAATACATCTAGATGGCCCGGGTGCAGCAATGGCCCTTGCGTACATGGTGTCTACGCTACgtatttactataattacTACCGTGCGCAACCTCGGCGGCCCATGGATGACGGGAAGTATTGGGGGATTTTTAGGCAGGCCCTTGGCGACGATTCCGTGGCACGCAAATCATTTCTTGCGGTCCCATATGCAAGTCGTATAACTGCCACCCCAGCGGTCACAATAGTCAAGGACTTGAACTTTGCACGGTCCTGGGCGACAACATTCGGGTCAACTGCTTTGAATGACTGGCTTTCATCAGATCACGGGCCTGCCAACTTCAATTCTCTTGCACAGGGGCAAACCAGTATGATAGATATGCTGGTGCAAGCCAATGAGCCGCATACAGCTTTGTGTTGGGCTGTCCTACAACCCCCTACGATCTGTAGCGAAATCTTGCACGGCTTGATGGCGATCAAAGACTTTAACCCCGGCCGTCTTCTTTTGGAGGTCATGAGGCGACCTGGCAGCAGAACTGCGATTCAGGTTATGCTCAACCTGGGTGTGAGCGTCAACTACCCGGACTATATCAAAAATGCGGCACTTCTTTGTGCTGCAAGTGCGGATAATCGAGCTGCGGTCGCCGACCTTCTTTCTGGAGGCTCAAACATCTGTCATAGGAACGCTACCGGTGACACGGCCCTCCATATCGCCGCACGAGCAGGAAATAACGCAGCTATTAGGCCCCTATTGCGTAAAGGAGCGGTGGTCTCGCAGACCAACGATGCTGGCAGGACAGCGCTACATGAAGCAGTAGCTGCTGAGGAATATAGGACAGCTCGAATTCTCCTACGCCGTGGAAGCAGCGTCAAGGGAACTGACAATGACGGACAAACAGCCCTACACATCGCTGTTCAGGGGAATATGGAACCACACTCGCTGATACTTAATATGTTGTTCGATTACGGTGCCTCGATCACACAGCAGGACAATAATGGCAGGACGGCGCTACATTACGCGGCTGCAAAACACCCACAACGCATTGACATGGTGCGACTGTTAATCCAGCGTCACTTTAAACAGCAAGGCCGGATTCAGCAATTTCTTGGGACATCAACGAAGAAAGTCATAAATATGCGCGATAGGGACGGCCGGACAGCCGTTCACGAAGCGCAGAGGGCTGGAAACATGGCTATTTCGTTGATACTGGAGGGGAATCCTTTTACATGA
- the ARP1_1 gene encoding actin-related protein centractin of the dynactin complex (COG:J;~EggNog:ENOG410PHQF;~InterPro:IPR023631,IPR036928,IPR000120;~SECRETED:SignalP(1-21);~go_function: GO:0016787 - hydrolase activity [Evidence IEA]), producing MRIFRKVWMVIWLSFASTVLSAVVEPSGFSAKVDNVHYFVSPFPAGLAYNGSLQAMRPRAHLGFVPVTVVSEPEKDMEALFRNWTMKDDVWQPGFLDTVLLDGGNGTRKVSYYPDQDSTVITLHDGDNIPSGPYFLDISTGAAHQVYRLYDDFSGAFTQSLLQRPDGHFETLSAQVPSAASLTLGVPSRLYFPQTEEKPLAGVRIGVKDIYALAGVKRSNSNRAWYGLYPPENQTAPAIQSLIDAGAVVVGLQKLSQFANGAKATADWVDYHSPFNPRGDGYQDTASSSAGAGSSMASYPWLDLAVGSDTGGSIRGPASNQGVFGHRPSHGLVSLDNVMPLSPSMDTAGLLARDPALLDIANAAMYQRNYTRYTARHPPAYPKTLYTLDFPTDDTPTSRILADFAHKLARFLRTNVTALDMNAEWQRSGPSSVKGQTISQLLNLTYTTLITKDQVRLVRDSFYKDYAAVHNNRLPFIDPTSLSRWTWGASQPDSLLAEAHTNKTLFANWFNSQILPPATETCTSGFLLHTDSTGSFKAPRNQYLSPAALPFGFSNGEISVFAGVPDTVFPLGEIPGFSNITNHVEYLPVSVDVVAARGCDGLVASLARDLVKDGLLVQPKTGARIGGGEILL from the exons ATGAGGATTTTCAGGAAGGTATGGATGGTCATATGGCTCTCATTTGCATCAACTGTACTGTCGGCCGTTGTAGAGCCCTCCGGCTTCTCAGCCAAGGTGGACAATGTGCACTATTTCGTCTCACCGTTCCCAGCAGGCCTGGCGTATAATGGCTCTCTGCAAGCAATGCGCCCTCGAGCGCATCTCGGATTTGTTCCTGTGACGGTCGTTTCTGAGCCAGAGAAAGACATGGAAGCGCTATTCAGGAACTGGACCATGAAGGACGATGTTTGGCAGCCAGGGTTCCTAGACACCGTGCTCCTGGATGGCGGCAACGGTACTAGGAAGGTGTCATATTATCCTGACCAGGACTCGACAGTGATAACTCTCCATGATGGTGACAATATACCTTCAGGACCTTATTTCCTCGACATATCCACTGGAGCTGCCCACCAAGTATACCGACTATATGATGATTTCTCTGGAGCCTTCACCCAGTCCCTGCTACAGAGACCAGATGGACACTTTGAAACCCTGTCAGCACAGGTACCCTCTGCAGCATCTTTAACGTTGGGCGTCCCCTCACGGCTTTACTTCCCACAGACAGAGGAGAAACCTCTAGCTGGCGTCCGCATCGGTGTGAAAGATATTTACGCCCTTGCTGGAGTAAAACGGTCCAACAGCAATCGCGCCTGGTACGGGCTATACCCGCCTGAGAACCAAACTGCTCCAGCAATCCAGAGCCTGATTgacgctggtgctgttgtcgtCGGACTTCAGAAGCTCTCGCAGTTTGCCAACGGGGCAAAAGCCACCGCGGACTGGGTCGACTACCACTCCCCCTTCAACCCTCGCGGGGACGGGTACCAGGACACCGCATCGTCCTCTGCCGGGGCTGGTTCCTCGATGGCATCATACCCCTGGCTTGATCTGGCCGTGGGAAGCGATACTGGAGGGTCTATCCGGGGCCCGGCAAGCAATCAGGGCGTGTTCGGCCATCGGCCATCACACGGCCTTGTAAGTCTGGATAATGTAATGCCTTTATCTCCGTCTATGGACACCGCTGGACTTTTGGCCCGCGATCCTGCTCTTCTGGATATTGCCAACGCGGCGATGTATCAGAGAAACTATACCCGATATACTGCCAGGCACCCTCCTGCATATCCCAAGACCCTATACACGCTGGACTTCCCAACAGACGACACGCCAACGTCACGGATCCTGGCCGACTTCGCACACAAGCTTGCTCGTTTTCTCAGGACAAATGTGACCGCTCTGGATATGAACGCCGAATGGCAGCGGTCCGGGCCCAGCAGTGTCAAGGGACAGACAATCTCGCAGCTCCTCAACCTAACCTATACAACCCTCATCACAAAGGACCAGGTCCGGCTTGTGCGCGACTCTTTCTATAAAGACTACGCCG CCGTCCACAATAACCGCCTCCCCTTCATCGATccaacctccctctcccgctGGACCTGGGGAGCATCGCAACCAGACTCCCTCCTCGCAGAAGCCCACACCAACAAGACCCTTTTCGCGAACTGGTTCAACAGCCAAATCCTCCCCCCTGCCACAGAAACCTGCACTTCCGGCTTCCTCCTGCACACCGACTCGACAGGCTCCTTCAAAGCCCCCAGAAACCAATACCTCTCCCCGGCAGCGCTTCCCTTCGGCTTCTCGAATGGGGAGATTTCTGTCTTTGCCGGTGTCCCTGATACGGTCTTCCCGCTTGGTGAGATTCCGGGGTTTAGTAATATTACCAACCATGTGGAGTATTTGCCTGTTTCTGTTGATGTTGTGGCTGCGAGAGGGTGTGATGGCCTTGTTGCTAGTTTGGCGAGGGATTTGGTTAAGGACGGACTGCTTGTACAGCCGAAGACTGGGGCGAGGATTGGTGGCGGGGAGATATTGctttag
- a CDS encoding uncharacterized protein (COG:G;~EggNog:ENOG410QDHI;~InterPro:IPR020846,IPR011701,IPR036259;~PFAM:PF07690;~TransMembrane:12 (i46-64o94-113i120-140o146-164i176-196o216-239i286-307o327-349i356-375o387-405i417-440o452-471i);~go_function: GO:0022857 - transmembrane transporter activity [Evidence IEA];~go_process: GO:0055085 - transmembrane transport [Evidence IEA]) has protein sequence MADTVTNHKNDPSGKTPHTAVDAASVDHGVDGASEGKVDIKEEREFLWRLDLGLLTIGFLGYVFKYLDQININNAYVSGMQDDLKLYGNELNYFTTYFNIGYMIMLFPSCILVSYIGPSIWLPACEVLWGVFTCCLSVVTSAEQVYGLRFLIGFFEGVAWPGYYTIISQWYLPHELALRMSIYNIAQPVGAMLSGAMQGALSTNLNGSLGRAGWRWAFIINGICTIFVALLAFIILPGYPERPNPLTKFYLKPRHIEIALARGRRVGRKPQRGITVKTFLRTFRIWFYWAIVLSWPIGSNTVPTQYFNLWLKSLTNPDGSAKYSVAMLNYLPIAGQAIQLVAEVVFSGLSDKFGRFPFLLVHSTINITSLAILIVRPENEQAHMAGYYLNYVGAVSLMLLCSWASTHLEHEPEARTILFASGTIISYALNAFVPIAAFPASEAPHWRIGAKLYMGFAVVALFMFVGTYLGFRRDEKRKGTRQEQAES, from the exons ATGGCAGATACGGTCACGAATCATAAGAATGATCCTAGTGGCAAGACGCCTCATACCGCGGTCGACGCGGCATCGGTTGACCATGGAGTCGATGGTGCTTCAGAGGGTAAAGTCGATATCAAAGAGGAAAGAGAGTTT CTCTGGAGACTTGATTTAGGTCTCCTAACCATCGGGTTCCTGGGATATGTGTTCAAATACCTTGATCAAATCAATATT AATAACGCATATGTCTCGGGGATGCAAGATGACCTGAAGCTTTACGGAAATGAGCTGAACTATTTCACGACATATTTTAA TATTGGATATATGATCATGCTCTTCCCTTCCTGTATCCTGGTCTCTTATATCGGCCCTTCTATTTGGCTGCCTGCCTGCGAG GTTCTCTGGGGCGTGTTTACATGTTGTTTGTCAGTCGTGACAAGTGCAGAGCAG GTCTACGGTCTTCGCTTCCTCATCGGGTTCTTCGAGGGCGTTGCCTGGCCTGGTTACTATACTATCATTAG TCAGTGGTATCTCCCACATGAGCTGGCCCTCCGCATGAGTATCTACAACATTGCGCAACCGGTCGGTGCAATGCTGTCTGGCGCTATGCAGGGAGCCCTGTCTACTAACCTCAATGGCTCACTCGGTCGCGCTGGCTGGCGTTGGGCTTTTATCATTAAT GGTATCTGTACAATATTTGTTGCTCTACTGGCATTTATCATTCTTCCTGGTTAC CCAGAACGTCCAAATCCGTTAACAAAGTTCTACCTCAAGCCTCGACACATAG AAATTGCTCTGGCGCGCGGAAGACGCGTTGGACGAAAGCCCCAACGGGGAATCACGGTTAAGACCTTCTTACGAACCTTCAGGATATGGTTTTACTGGGCTATTGTCC TGTCCTGGCCCATCGGAAGTAATACTGTGCCGACTCAGTACTTCAACCTGTGGTTAAAATCTCTAACGAATCCCGACGGGTCTGCTAAATA TTCTGTGGCGATGCTGAACTATCTTCCTATTGCTGGCCAAGCCATCCAGCTCGTCGCAGAAGTTGTATTCAGTGGACTTAGCGATAAGTTTGGACGATTTCCATTCTTACTTGTTCATTCG acTATCAACATTACATCCCTTGCCATACTGATAGTCCGCCCCGAAAACGAACAAGCACATATGGCTGGATATTACCTGAACTATGTAGGAGC TGTCTCCCTAATGCTCCTCTGCTCATGGGCCTCAACACACCTAGAGCACGAGCCAGAAGCGCGCACAATCCTATTCGCAAGCGGCACGATCATCTCATACGCACTCAACGCATTCGTCCCCATTGCTGCGTTTCCGGCCTCCGAGGCGCCGCATTGGCGCATTGGCGCGAAACTGTATATGGGGTTTGCGGTTGTGGCGCTGTTCATGTTTGTTGGGACATATCTTGGGTTTAGACGGGatgagaagagaaaagggaCTCGGCAGGAACAGGCGGAATCCTGA
- a CDS encoding sulfotransferase family protein (COG:S;~EggNog:ENOG410PN0M;~InterPro:IPR040632,IPR027417;~PFAM:PF17784), with protein sequence MDLLERTIYHVPDPPRHPRQRPMKVLALGFSRSGTESLSRALQTLGHEHVFHGWHVWQSRPMLWRAWAKLIRRKYGADGTVPGDSGLTRDDFDAYISQFEAVTDLPWPTFAREMIAAYPEARVILNRRGDVDAWYRSYCTVLKPLTSGLFYHVFPWFQADLYWTRRFVDELLKPYFYGSWERHGKWVYEEHSAMVRGLVPGDNLLEWSVEEGWGPLCEFLDKDEPDEQFPSGNTPEYLKAAYQSDLQPLLVRAQRNIAISVGCLCVIALLVKRPQINWDFIRKVDIQGYLRK encoded by the exons ATGGATCTTCTAGAAAGAACCATCTACCACGTCCCGGACCCCCCACGGCACCCGCGCCAGCGACCCATGAAAGTCCTCGCCCTGGGCTTCTCCCGCTCAGGCACAGAATCCCTCTCTCGCGCTCTCCAAACTCTAGGCCACGAACACGTCTTCCACGGCTGGCACGTGTGGCAATCCCGACCCATGCTCTGGCGCGCCTGGGCAAAGCTCATCCGGCGCAAGTACGGCGCTGACGGGACAGTCCCCGGAGACTCCGGGTTAACCCGGGACGACTTCGATGCGTATATTAGCCAGTTCGAGGCCGTGACGGATCTCCCCTGGCCGACGTTCGCGCGGGAGATGATCGCTGCGTATCCCGAGGCGCGCGTGATTCTGAATCGGCGGGGTGATGTTGACGCTTGGTATAGGAGCTACTGTACTGTGCTGAAACCGTTGACGTCGGGGTTGTTTTATCATGTTTTCCCGTGGTTCCAGGCGGATTTGTATTGGACGAGGCGGTTTGTGGATGAGTTGCTCAAGCCGTATTTCTACGGGTCGTGGGAGAGGCATGGGAAGTGGGTGTACGAGGAACATAGTGCTATGGTTCGTGGTCTGGTGCCTGGGGATAATCTGCTGGAGTGGAGTGTTGAAGAGGGCTGGGGGCCTTTGTGCGA ATTCCTGGATAAGGACGAACCGGATGAGCAATTCCCGTCTGGGAATACGCCCGAGTATCTCAAGGCAGCGTATCAGTCGGACCTACAGCCTTTGCTTGTACGAGCACAACGCAATATTGCGATTTCGGTGGGCTGTCTATGCGTGATTGCTCTGCTTGTCAAGCGTCCTCAGATCAACTGGGACTTCATTAGGAAAGTGGATATCCAGGGGTATTTGAGAAAGTAA
- a CDS encoding uncharacterized protein (SECRETED:SignalP(1-16)), translated as MKLATIVLGIAAAAVAAPIEPDNKLDRREASPLGTEVLGAVVPAVAGIAGGLGGGGAKVRREESLDSAVATDAATLQERQLPVSGDVVDKLLKVVKQTGLKRDESIVSKEDGTI; from the exons ATGAAGCTCGCCACCATCGTGCTCGGCATCGCCGCTGCGGCGGTTGCTGCTCCGATTGAGCCT GACAACAAGCTTGACCGACGTGAAGCTTCCCCCCTCGGCACTGAGGTTCTAGGTGCCGTAGTACCAGCAGTAGCGGGGATAGCAGGGGGGTTaggaggcggcggtgcaAAGGTCCGCCGTGAGGAGAGCCTGGACTCAGCAGTGGCCACG GACGCCGCCACCCTCCAGGAACGTCAGCTTCCAGTGTCGGGCGATGTTGTAGATAAGTTGCTGAAAGTGGTCAAGCAGACAGGCCTGAAGCGGGACGAGAGTATTGTATCGAAGGAAGATGGCACTATCTAG